The nucleotide window CGTGACGGCGATCATAAAAAGAGCATTCTTCCAGGCGATTTCATCCACGTCAAGGGGCATAATTAGGGCAGACACTCCCAGGATCAGAGCTATGTTTGCCAGGGCACTCCCTATAGCGTTTCCGAGGGATATGTCGCTGAAGCCTTGATACGCAGCTATCGCAGAAGTCGTGACCTCTGGCAGAGTTGTGGCAACGCTGGCCAGCACTAGGGCAATTATGAACTCGCTAACTCCAAAGCCTTTTGCGACTCTTGTGGCAGCCTCAACAAAAAGGTCGCTCCCTTTTATCAGCATAATCAGTCCCAGGACAAAGGCTCCAAAAGTTATGATATACTCTTCCATCTCACATCCCGAAAGATACTGGGGGGCTAATTTTAAAGCCTTTTGGGTGGAAACCCTAAAATACAACACTGCCAAACTAACGGTGAGGTGAGAAGTATGGACATTGCGAAGTATATAGACCACACAAACCTGAAGCCCTACGCCACCAAAGAGGACATAATAAAGCTCTGCGAAGAGGCGAAGAAATACGGCTTTTATGCAGTTTGTGTCAACCCATACAGGGTAAAGCTCGCAAAAGAACAGCTCGAAGGTACAGGTATCAAGGTTGCGAGCGTAATTGGTTTTCCCCTTGGAGCCACTCCCACGGAGGTAAAGGTCTTTGAGGCAAAGAAAGCCCTCGAAGATGGTGCGGATGAACTTGATATGGTCATCAACATCGGAGCGCTGAAGGATAAAGATTATGAGTACGTTAAAAACGACATAGCAGAGGTTGTAAAGGTTGCCCATGAGAAAGGGGCTGTAGTGAAGGTTATAATTGAAACTTGCTACCTCACCGACGAAGAAAAAGAGATAGCCTGTAAGCTCGCCATGGAAGCCGGGGCGGATTTTGTCAAAACTTCAACGGGATTTGGAACGGGAGGAGCAACCGTCGAAGACGTAAGGCTAATGCGCAGGATTGTAGGGGATAAGCTTGGAGTAAAAGCTGCTGGCGGCATAAGAACCTACGAACAGGCCCTGGCAATGATAGAAGCAGGGGCAAATAGAATAGGCACGTCAAGCGGCGTGAAAATCGTGGAAGAAGCCAGACAGAAAGCCCAGTGAGTACTTCACGGAAAATTGAAAGAAGGGGAAATTGGAAAACTCTAGATTTGAAGCGATACAAGCATGTCTTTGACTCTTCTTTTTATTATATGTCCTACTCCACCGCCCACAATAATTCCGGTAACTGCCTGAAGGGTATTTCCGGGAACGGATGTTAAAGCGTATCCCACTCCATAAAAATACACCTCAACTAAAAAGTATCCCAGAACCATTAGAACTCCACCGAGAATTGTGGCTAGGAGAATTGTTGTGAAATCGTCCTTCTTTGACGTTATGTATCCAATAACGAATCCCTCTACTCCTTTTATAACTAAAGTGAACGGTGCCCAGTGCGCGTAACCAGTAATCACATCTGCAAGTGCAGAACCAAACCCGCCAGCAAATGCTCCTATTGTAGGGCCAAAGAGGACTGCCACGAGCATTACCATGCTGTCTCCAACGTTGATATATCCCTTCGTTAAGGGTGTGGGCACCTGAATAATCATCGTTACTACTGCTACCAAAGCCGCCATTATGCCCGATAAAGCAACACCTACCGCAGCTTCGAAAACTTTCTTCTTGAGCACGAAGAGGTAGCCAAAGTAAAGCACAGTGACGACTATTAAAACCCACTTACCATATGGAGCGAGTGCTTCCATGGTCATTATCATCCCTCCACTTTAGTTAGTTTTTCAAGTTAAAACTTGAAATTGGTGCTTAAAAACCTTACCTTCAACATCTGCAGAGGAGTCAAGCAGAAGAGAAAAATAGAGGGAGTAAAATCAACCAACAACAGTTTTTATAGCCTCTTCGAGAATGTCCAGACCAATCTTGGCCTCTTCCTCGTCTATTGTCAGCGGTGGGATTAATCTCAAAGCACTCTTTCCACAGCCAAGGGTTGCGAGACCTCTCTTGAGAGCTTCAACTACAACCTGGTTTCTCTCCTTGCTTGCGTACTCTTTGGTCTTTCTGTCCTTTACGAATTCAATAGCCCACGCAAGGCCAAGCCCTCTGACGTCACCGATGATTTCATATTTATCATACATCTCCTGGAGCCTCTCTTTGAACAGTGGCTCAAGCTTTTTAGCGTTTTCAAGCAAGCCATTTTCGAGCTCGTCAATTACCGTTAATGCCGCCACACATGCCAATGCGTTTCCGCCATAAGTGTTGCTGTGTACTCCGGGGACACCAAAGTCCAGATCCTTCCTAAAGATTGTCGCTCCAATTGGCACTCCACCACCGAGGGCTTTTGCGAGGCTTATGATGTCCGGGGCAATTCCAAAGTGCTCGATTGCGAACATCTTACCCGTTCTTCCCATTCCCATCTGAACTTCGTCGTCTATGATTAGTATGCCGTGCTTGTCCGCAACTTTCTTGAGCTCCTTGAAGAAGTTCTTTGGTGGCACTATGTAGCCTCCTTCACCCTGAATTGGCTCCGCTACGAAAGCCGCAACTTCCTCTGGTGGAACATAGTGGTCAAAGAGGTAATCTTCAATATATTCAATTACCCTATTCACTAGTTCATCTGGTTCCTCATAACCATCAATGTGCCACGGGTTTCTGTAGGGGTTGGGGTAGGGAACGTGCTCAACACCCGGCATTGTTGGGAACATCCTTGACCTGTGGACTGGCTTGCTTGCCGTTAAGCTCATTGTTCCATGTGTTCTGCCGTGGAATGCTCCGATGAAGGCTATGAAGAGCTTTCTCTGGGTTGACCACTTCGCTATCTTCAGGGCTGCTTCATTAGCTTCTGTACCGCTGTTTGAAAGGAAGGTCTTCTTCTCAAAGTCGCCCGGAGCAATGCTGTCAAGCTTTTCGGCAAGAGCCACCTGATAGGGGTTGTAATAATCAGTTCCAGCACCGTGGATTAATTTGTCGAGCTGTTCTTTCAAAGCCTCAACAACCCTCGGGTTTCTAAGACCGGCGTTGAGTACTCCAATACCTGAGGAGAAGTCAAGAACCCTATTTCCATCGACATCAATCCAGTAGTTGCCTTCCGCTCTCTCTATAACCAAGAAGTATTCATTTGGGTCGTTTGTTGTGGTTGCCATATATTTGTGGTGCCTCTCTATTATTTCCTTGGCTTTTGGCCCGGGAATTTCCTTAACCTGGGGTCCCTTCACCATATTTGCTCACCAATGTATAGAATATTTTACACCTATATAATTTTATGCTCATTAGAATCCTTTTTTGTCCGAAAAAGTTTCGAAAACAACAGGAATTAATCCTTAGTTATGCAACAAAAATGCCAAAAAAGTTTGTAAAAAAGGACTTGGTGAAAAAATCATTCCTCATTTACGTTGGTTTTCCACTCCTCCAAAAGCTCCTTCGCTGAGTTAGCCGCTATAGCCCCCTGCCCAACGGCCACCGCAATCTGTTTGAAGACGTTTGTTATGTCCCCCGCTGCAAAGATCCCCTTTATTTTTGTTCTCATGTACATATCGACAGGAATGTAGCCCTGCTCATCGGTAATGCCGAGGTGCTTAACAAAATCCGTCTTGGGCTCGTAGCCTATGAAGACAAACACACCATCGACCTTCTTCTCGAACACTTCGCCGGTCTTCACGTTCTTCAGCACTACGCTTTCGACCTTCTGGTCGCCCTTTATCTCAACGACAACTGTGTTTAAGAGTGCTGGTATTCCAGCTTTCTTGAATCTGTCCTGAAGTATTTTGTCCGCTCTAAACTGGTCTCTCCTGTGGACGAGGGTAACGTTGACGCCTATTTCTTTTAAGTATAGAGCTTCTTGCAGTGCCGTGTTGCCCCCTCCTACCACTATCACATCTTTGCCCTTGAAGAGAGGGCCGTCACAGGTTGCGCAGTAGCTAACTCCTCTTCCGTAGAACTTATCCTCGCCTGGAACTCTAAGCTTCCTAGGCTCTGCTCCAACGGCTATTATGACTGTTCTGGCAGTGTAAACTTTGCCGTTCTTTGTCTTTACCTGGAACTTGCACGGGCCTTCGTAGTATGCACACTCGGCGGGGTCTATTGTTTCAACTTCATCAAAAACTATTGGTACTCCAAGCTTCTTTACCTGCTCGTGCATTCTGCTGGCGAGCTCTGCACCTCTTATCCCCTCGGGGAATCCGGGGTAGTTCTCAATGAGGTCGGTAAGGGCAACGTTTCCACCTATGTCCTTTGAGATTATAAGGGTCTCCAACCCATAGCGTGCCGCATATATTGCCGCAGTAAAACCTGCTGGGCCAGCTCCTATTATCAGAACATCCCATGTTTTCTTCTCATCAACAGCTTGTGAAAGTCCACCCAAGCTAAACATGTCCCACACCTCCGGTTTATAACTTTTGGTTGAATACTTAAAACCATTATGGGACAGATTTGGGAACTAAATTACCTTCACCTCACGGTCAACTATCAGATGGAGGAAGTACCCCCAAAATGCGGCAAACCCAATAAACAGTGCCTCTCCAAAATTAAACCCAAGACCATACCCAAAGGCTGCAAAAACCAGAGCTCCATAGAGAAGTGCAAAGGCTAGGGAATGGACAACTCCTCTGTGCCTGGGCATCATGGCTGAGAATGCATACCACGACCCAAAGGCAAATAACCCCGCTACAAGCCATCTAACGGTTAAATCCAGTATTTCGTCTCCAAACGATAGAAAAGTTCCGCCTTTAACAAAAACCGCACTGCCGACCATTACAGCCACTATCGCTTTAGCTCCCCTGTGTATAAGGGCCCCTGGGTGGTCAAGGTCAGGTAGGTCAGAGCCCAAAACATAGACCCCATAACCTATTATCATAGAGATTGTCGTCAGCTCTAAGGGGAGATTTGAATAGTATTTCAAAAAGGATGCAAGAAGGATAACGAGGGGATAGCTCAAGATGCCGCTGAGCACGTGCCCTTCGTAGTTCACTCCTCACCACCCTTCTGCTCTTCTAAAAACTTTCTAACGTAATCAGGCACCTTGTAGTTGCCCTTTGGATCGCCCACCAGGAATCCAAGCCGTATGAGCTCTTCAAGGTGTTCATACACCTGAGCCCCTGGCTTTTTGACTTCTTTTGCAACCTGGATATAGCTCACCGGTCCTCCATTGAACTTGTGAACTATAACCTCCACAAGGTCTCTGTAGTCCTTGGGAATTCTTGTTAGGTACTCCTCCAGGCTCTTGGGTTCTTCCAGAATCGTTGTGACTACGTAATCATCTATCGGATCGAACTTGTGCTTGCTGGCCTCGCTTAAAACATAGTGCAAAAGTCTTAGAATCTGCCTTGGGTTACCCTTTGCAAGCTCGTGGATTAGCCTTATAGCCTCTTCCGTAAACGGGTATATGGGGTCGTCCGTGTCCCTTATTCTAACCTTGTTGAGCCTCTTCTTGACAAGCTCAAATGTCTCTTCCAAGCTCATGGGTCTGAGCTTGAACTCATAGTGGAGCCTCATAAAGAATGCCGGGAAAAGTTTGGTGTATTCCTCATATGTCTCCGGTATGCATACAAAACCAAAGATACAGCCAGGAGGCATGTTGCTTATAAAATGCCTGAGCATCTCAAAGAACAGAATCTTATCTTCCTCACTGGCACTTTGCATGTTCTCCAGCTCATCCAAAAGGAGGGCAGAATAGGAATACCTGCTGAGCTCCTTTGTGAGCATCTCTGCAATATCTCTTGACTTATATTCTTTGGTTGAGGAGAGCATTTTTTCGAGCCTATCTACAAAGCCAATTTTCTTTGAAAGGTTCTCAAAAAAGATGTTGGTTCTTGTTTTGGGAGGCTTCAGTCCGTTAAAAATGTCTCTCGTGAGCTTCAAAATGTCGTTTGTGTCAACTTTAACGTAGATTGGTTTTCCCCCTTGTTGTAATATTGCTTTGTATATACTTTTAAGCCTCTGTGTTTTTCCCATTCCAAACGGGCCAACCAGAGAAAATGCTATTGAGCTCTTATTCCCAACTACTTCTGAGATTATCATCGAGAGACGCATATCCACCTCTTGATAAACGTGGATGCTTTCCACATCCTCTATGCCTTCACTTGCCAGCTGTTCAAAGGGATTTTTCGCTAGACCGTAGACTTCATAAGATGGAGGGGAATAAACTTTAAGTGTGCTCTGCCTTTCCATTTTACCCACCAAGTTTAGGTTTTAGGCGGGGGAATATATAAGTTTGTCCATAGGGGTGAAGAAAATGGCAACGCTACTTGTAACCGTACCCGGTGGAAGAGAAGGAGATGCTGCCCTTGAACTAGAATGGGCACTTGGAGCGGCAAGAGTAAGAAGAACAAAGTGGAGAGGAGTGCTGATAGCTAGAACTCCCTTGAGCAAAGAGGAAGCCCTTGAGAGAATCAGAGAATTCGACACGACGGCTATCTTCAAGGTAATCCCCATAGATAAGTTCGTGGAGAGTAAAAAGGAGAAAATCCTTGAAGAGGCTTTTCGGCTTGCAAAGGAATACATCAAAGAGGGGGACAGTTTTGCAGTTAGATGCAAGAGAAGGGGAAGCTGGATCTCATCAGGGAAAGAGATAGAAATAGAGCTCGGAGCAAAAATAAAAGAAGAGCTAAAGGCTAAAGTGGACCTTACAACCCCCGACTGGTACATCTGGGTCGAGGTTCTTGGAAAAGAGACCGGAATAAGCGTGATCAAGCCGGAAGAAATCGTGAAAAAGAGGGTGGAGTTCTGAACCTCCACTTTTAACTTTCGCAGGTATAAGTTTTAAGTTATACTTTGGGCTTAACTTTATAGATGGTTCTGTCTTCCCCAATGGATTCAATAAGTCCCCTGTGCCTCCGAACACAGCTCTCACATTCGCCACAGTGAATGGGCTTCCCATCTTCCGTAAAACCTTGGGGCATGTAGCACGAATTGGAATACTCGTACTTTGCACCAAGCTCTTTCAGCAGTTTTGCTATGCCCTTTTTGTCGAGGTTTATGAGAGGGGCAACTACTCTTACTTCCGCCATGGTCCCATATTTCAGCATCTCGTTCATTCTCTCAACGAATTCCGGTGTATTGTCGGGAAACGTCGCTCCTTCCTCTGCGTTGAAGCCTACCACAATGTCTCCTCCCCCAAGGGCGTCCAAAAGCGAAGCGGCAACAGATATTAACACCAAATTCCTTGCTGGGACCCAGACGCTCTTTGCTGTCTCTTTAGCAACTTCTGTGCTCTCTAAATCCTTTGCAGTGACTTTCGGAGTTTCTCCCCCAACTAATGTAGTCCCTCTAAGCTTGGAAAACTCTTCTAAAAAGTCGAGTCTGACAATCCTGAGTGGAACGTTGAGCTCCTTTGAAAAAAACTCCGCTACCTTATTGGTTACCTTCTCCTCATTGCTACCGTAGTTTATGGTTAGCATGATAATTTCATCGTAATTTTTCTTTGCCCAGTATAAGCAAGCTGTTGAATCTAAACCACCACTAAACAAGACAACTGCTCTTTTCATTTTTATCCCTCCAAAGCTATTCCTATTATCTCATCTATGCTATTAAACCCTTCCTCATTTAAAAATCTCCCTATTCCTTCGTTAATTTCTTTAAATACACTAAATCCTCTCAAGGAGACAGCAGTTCCGATCTGCAGAGCCTTTGCACCTGCCATTAAGAACTCGAGGGCATCTTGCCACGTTGTTATTCCTCCAATTCCGATGATGTCAATGTCCAGAGCTTTTGCCAAATCATACACAGCTCTTAAAGCAATTGGCTTAATTCCCGGCCCAGAATAACCACCAAATTTGTTGCTTAAAATTGGTTTTCTTGCATAGATATCAATTGCGATAGCTTTGATAGTATTTATTGCAGAGACAGCATCAGCACCAGCTTTTTCTGCTGCCAGTCCAATTTTTGCTATATCATCAATGTTTGGAGTCAACTTTGCTATTACTGGTTTATCCGTTGCATCTTTAACGGCTTTGACGACCTTATACACCATCTCTGGATTTTGCCCAATTTCCATGCCATACCCTTTAGCATGAGGACAGCTTAAATTAAGCTCAAAGGCATCTGCAACTTCGCTTAGCTTTTCAGCTAAGAATGCAAACTCCCTCTCATCTTTTCCAAAGATTGAAACTATCACAGGAAAATCAAATTCCTCGTTTTTGAATTCCTCATAAAAAGCTTCCCAGCCGGGATTTGGAAGTCCCATAGCGTTGATTAAGCCATAAGGAAGCTCAACTATTGTAGGATTATCGTAGCCTTTTCTCGGCTCGATACCAATTGATTTTGTCACAACGGCCCCAGCACCTTCCTTGTGTGCTCGCCTAAGCAAATCAGGAGTCATATCTGCGACGCCAGAAGCTAAGATGAGAGGATTCTCAAGCTTAAGCTTAGCAACTTTAACACTCAGCATTTTTTACACCTAAAGAGCAAAAGAAGTAGAGAGTTATAAGGTTTTACCTCAATTAGGCTATTTCCTAATGTTTCTCCTCGTCCAATTTGCGAGTTCAGCTATTGAAGGAATCCAAAGCAGGATTATTGTGAGAACTGTAATCGGGAAGAGTAAGGTAAAAGTAAGGTCCACAATCAAATTTGGGAGTGCTGGAGGCTCTTTGCTAAACAATCGTGAAAGACTGTTAAGAGAGGGATGACCAATTAGACCAACTAAACCTAAAATAAGTGTTGAGACTATTTTTGCAATCCAAGTCTCAAGAGTAAACGATGAAAACATGAGGAGAACGCCAATAGTTATTAGGAACCATCCGAACTCATCTGCATCAGCTTGCTCAAAGTCAATTGAATAATAAGTCATAACAATACAATAAATTCCAATAAGAATCAGCGATACAGCGATAATACTAGTAAATTTTTTTGGCAAACTATCCCGTTTCATCAATCATCCCCCTGATATGCCCACCTAATTTCAGACATTTTATTTCGTGTTATAATATTAAAAACAAGGAAGGAGAGTTTATTTGTTATTCTCTTTTAGGATGTATTTTTCGTATTCCCACCAAATGTCTTCGATAAGCATGCTCTTAACTCCATGTTTTTCTGCTACATCTCTTGGTCCAACATTGATGTCAAGGACATCTTTTAAATTAGCAATCCTCACTAATTCTTCCTTTGGGGCAATAACTTTAGCGGAAATGAATCCTTCAATTAGCTTGAAGTCTTTAATGCCATTCTTTTCCTTAAGTTCTTTTCTCAAATGCTCCTCAAGCTTCATAAGCCTTTCTGATTCTTCAACTTCCATTGGATAAGGCATCTGACCGATACCCTCTGGATATGACTTGTACCTCACCGCAATAATCTTGACATTATTTCCTAAGAGCCTTAGAACTTCATATTTCCTTAATGGTCTCTTAAAAGTTATTGTGGCACTAACAATCTCACCATTCTTAAGAGCATTTAACCTTTCTTTATTCTGCTGAACAAACTGGAGAAGTTCAGTTTTATTCCCAATCACAGGGACGACACCAGCAGTGGAGCCATGGATAATAAGCAATTCACTACCAGTTTTTACCTTATAAGGCTCTGCCTTATCAGGAACCACTAGAGAACAAGAACTAGTCTTTTCTTGAGTAGTGCTTATACTAACTGTAAATGCTGAGCCGAGCAGGAGAATAACGCTAATCAATCCAAAAACTATGCTCTTTTTCATTTCAACCACCTCAAGCAATCACTGTTTTACTATTACCCATGGTACACCAATCAAAACCACGATTAGGATCATCAAGACTATAACAGTATGGTAATGCCCAGTGTACTGACACACAATACTCCGATTCACTTTGCACAGTAACGTATGTTGAAGCTCTATTTTCTACATCTCTAAAGAACTCAACATGTACATAGTAGTAGTAATTAGCTATAAGGCTGGATTTGTCCCTAAGTTTTAGTTCAAATTCCTCATCTCCACCACAATCCTGTTCCTCTGTCCACATATCTGTTGGGTTAGGTAAGTTTGTCCAGTAAGATCCCACTGGGTAATTATATCCAGCTGAACAAGCATCTGGATTCCAGTAATCCCATACTTCCTTATCTCGTCTTATTTCGTATTGATAATAGGCACCAAGTTCATTAAATGCTTGGAGGTGTTGATCGTCCCACTTAAACCATTGTTCTACTTCCACATACTGGCCAGTTGGGGAGTCATACCAGATGTATAGATCCCCACGTAACTTGGTGCCCATAAGTAATTCCTACAGTCGGAAGCTGATACTTTCACAACTCCAGCAATTAACAACCCTAGCAAGACTATTGACAGTGGTTTCCACTCCACTTGACAACACCTCAAACAGTTTTTGCGTATGAATTTAACATCTTAGTATTTATAAATTTTTCCTTTTACTAGTGTTAATTTGTTACGCTTCTTTTTTCATAAGTTCTTACTTTCTAACCATAGCTTTATGAGCTCCTTTAGTCAAAAGAAAGCCGAGTAATGGAGTGGACGTTTCTGATCATTTAGCTAAATATTCAAAAATTTCGCCAAAGTTTGCTATATTGTTTACTCTAAAATAACAAACCTTGTTTGAGTGCTTCCGCATATTAAAAAGTTTCTTACGGCGGCGGACGCGCCCGAGGGTGGGAACCCTCCTCCAGCGGCTTCCACCGAGACTTGCTCGCCCCCGCTACCCCACGAGCGCCGAACGTCCCGCCTACCGCTGCTCCCTTCCGGGCCTTGCGGGGTTCGGCGGGCAAAGGGGGTTGGTGGAGCCCTTCAGCTCCACCTCCCCCACCGCCGGCCCCGTGGGACAGGGGCTCATGGCTCCTCTCGGCTTCCGCCGCTGGATTTAGGAACCGCCCCTCGGGCTTCGGCCCCCGCATATCGACGGTTTCGGGTTACAGGGGACGCCGAACCCCCCGGCCTAGTCCGCCGCCATTTAATAATATTCAGTGATGCCTATATAAAGGTTTGGTAGCATCTGCGATAAAAGCTTGGGACTTGCCTATTTAGAACAGAGATTCAGCTCAAGCCTATTCCCTCTTGGACTCTCCAGTAATCACGGCAGAAGCTATCATGTGGGCCAATCTCAAAGGTTCAGGTATGAGGGAGCTTTTCTGGGTTAGATTTATTATCTCCTCTGCCTGCTGTGGGAGGAGCCCGTAAGCCTGATAAAATACTTTTCCCGGGATCAGCTCCCTTATTTCTCCGGCTTTTCTAAGAAGAGCAATCCTCTCATCGGCATCTGCAAAGTGCTTTCTCAGGGCATCTTCCATAGCCTTTAAATCAGGTTTTTTCCTTATCACCGTTATCACGGGCAATCCGGTTTCTTTGCTTAATCTTTCCACGTCAACGACGTTAAACCCCGCATACGTTATTCCCTTGAGCATTATAACCCTTAAATCTTTGAATCGGGAGTTATTTATCGCGTCAATCATTTTTTCGGTTGAATCTTTGCCATCGATTTCAATCCACCTTGTGACTACTCCCACAACATCTTGGGAACCCTTCATGACAACGCCAACTAAAATAGTGCGGCCTTTTCTGAGCTTAGATTTAAAAGAAAAAGTGCCGTCATCGAAGCCAATAACTCTTATCTGCGGCTTTACTTTCCTGATCATTTTGTTACCTCTAAAAGCCAGTCTAGATATTCCTTATTAACGTGATCCACATCTATCCTTATTATTGCTGGCACGGAGTATGGATGCAGTTCTTTTAAGGTCTCTTTGAGCTCACTCCAGAGGTCAACTTTTGTCTTTAGTACTGCACCAACTTCGTTGTCCTCTTCAATCCTGCCCTGCCACCAGTAGAAAGCCTTGTGTTCCCTCAAATTGGCGCAGGCAATTAGTTTTCTCTCCAGCAGCTCTTTTGTTATCCTTTCAGCACTTTCCCAGTCAGGAAACGTTGTGTATACGAGAATCATCTCGCTCACTCTCCCCACCAAAAAGAGTTAGCAAAGATAAACTTAAATTTTATGGGGGTTATTTTTAATGGGGGGAGCTGATGGAAATAGTAAGAGCACATCTAAGGATATACGGAAGAGTACAGGGAGTCGGGTTTAGGTGGAGCATGCAGAGGGAAGCAAAAAAACTTGGTGTCAGCGGGTGGGTTAGGAATCTCCCGGATGGAAGCGTCGAGGCCGTGGTTGAAGGAG belongs to Thermococcus bergensis and includes:
- a CDS encoding ECF transporter S component — encoded protein: MTMEALAPYGKWVLIVVTVLYFGYLFVLKKKVFEAAVGVALSGIMAALVAVVTMIIQVPTPLTKGYINVGDSMVMLVAVLFGPTIGAFAGGFGSALADVITGYAHWAPFTLVIKGVEGFVIGYITSKKDDFTTILLATILGGVLMVLGYFLVEVYFYGVGYALTSVPGNTLQAVTGIIVGGGVGHIIKRRVKDMLVSLQI
- a CDS encoding acetyl ornithine aminotransferase family protein, translating into MVKGPQVKEIPGPKAKEIIERHHKYMATTTNDPNEYFLVIERAEGNYWIDVDGNRVLDFSSGIGVLNAGLRNPRVVEALKEQLDKLIHGAGTDYYNPYQVALAEKLDSIAPGDFEKKTFLSNSGTEANEAALKIAKWSTQRKLFIAFIGAFHGRTHGTMSLTASKPVHRSRMFPTMPGVEHVPYPNPYRNPWHIDGYEEPDELVNRVIEYIEDYLFDHYVPPEEVAAFVAEPIQGEGGYIVPPKNFFKELKKVADKHGILIIDDEVQMGMGRTGKMFAIEHFGIAPDIISLAKALGGGVPIGATIFRKDLDFGVPGVHSNTYGGNALACVAALTVIDELENGLLENAKKLEPLFKERLQEMYDKYEIIGDVRGLGLAWAIEFVKDRKTKEYASKERNQVVVEALKRGLATLGCGKSALRLIPPLTIDEEEAKIGLDILEEAIKTVVG
- a CDS encoding endonuclease dU translates to MIRKVKPQIRVIGFDDGTFSFKSKLRKGRTILVGVVMKGSQDVVGVVTRWIEIDGKDSTEKMIDAINNSRFKDLRVIMLKGITYAGFNVVDVERLSKETGLPVITVIRKKPDLKAMEDALRKHFADADERIALLRKAGEIRELIPGKVFYQAYGLLPQQAEEIINLTQKSSLIPEPLRLAHMIASAVITGESKRE
- a CDS encoding metal-dependent hydrolase, which translates into the protein MNYEGHVLSGILSYPLVILLASFLKYYSNLPLELTTISMIIGYGVYVLGSDLPDLDHPGALIHRGAKAIVAVMVGSAVFVKGGTFLSFGDEILDLTVRWLVAGLFAFGSWYAFSAMMPRHRGVVHSLAFALLYGALVFAAFGYGLGFNFGEALFIGFAAFWGYFLHLIVDREVKVI
- a CDS encoding ATPase, encoding MERQSTLKVYSPPSYEVYGLAKNPFEQLASEGIEDVESIHVYQEVDMRLSMIISEVVGNKSSIAFSLVGPFGMGKTQRLKSIYKAILQQGGKPIYVKVDTNDILKLTRDIFNGLKPPKTRTNIFFENLSKKIGFVDRLEKMLSSTKEYKSRDIAEMLTKELSRYSYSALLLDELENMQSASEEDKILFFEMLRHFISNMPPGCIFGFVCIPETYEEYTKLFPAFFMRLHYEFKLRPMSLEETFELVKKRLNKVRIRDTDDPIYPFTEEAIRLIHELAKGNPRQILRLLHYVLSEASKHKFDPIDDYVVTTILEEPKSLEEYLTRIPKDYRDLVEVIVHKFNGGPVSYIQVAKEVKKPGAQVYEHLEELIRLGFLVGDPKGNYKVPDYVRKFLEEQKGGEE
- the trxB gene encoding thioredoxin-disulfide reductase; translation: MFSLGGLSQAVDEKKTWDVLIIGAGPAGFTAAIYAARYGLETLIISKDIGGNVALTDLIENYPGFPEGIRGAELASRMHEQVKKLGVPIVFDEVETIDPAECAYYEGPCKFQVKTKNGKVYTARTVIIAVGAEPRKLRVPGEDKFYGRGVSYCATCDGPLFKGKDVIVVGGGNTALQEALYLKEIGVNVTLVHRRDQFRADKILQDRFKKAGIPALLNTVVVEIKGDQKVESVVLKNVKTGEVFEKKVDGVFVFIGYEPKTDFVKHLGITDEQGYIPVDMYMRTKIKGIFAAGDITNVFKQIAVAVGQGAIAANSAKELLEEWKTNVNEE
- a CDS encoding dihydroorotate dehydrogenase, producing MLSVKVAKLKLENPLILASGVADMTPDLLRRAHKEGAGAVVTKSIGIEPRKGYDNPTIVELPYGLINAMGLPNPGWEAFYEEFKNEEFDFPVIVSIFGKDEREFAFLAEKLSEVADAFELNLSCPHAKGYGMEIGQNPEMVYKVVKAVKDATDKPVIAKLTPNIDDIAKIGLAAEKAGADAVSAINTIKAIAIDIYARKPILSNKFGGYSGPGIKPIALRAVYDLAKALDIDIIGIGGITTWQDALEFLMAGAKALQIGTAVSLRGFSVFKEINEGIGRFLNEEGFNSIDEIIGIALEG
- a CDS encoding acylphosphatase codes for the protein MEIVRAHLRIYGRVQGVGFRWSMQREAKKLGVSGWVRNLPDGSVEAVVEGERERVEALIGWAHQGPPLARVTRIEVEWEEPKGEKGFRVVG
- the deoC gene encoding deoxyribose-phosphate aldolase, whose translation is MDIAKYIDHTNLKPYATKEDIIKLCEEAKKYGFYAVCVNPYRVKLAKEQLEGTGIKVASVIGFPLGATPTEVKVFEAKKALEDGADELDMVINIGALKDKDYEYVKNDIAEVVKVAHEKGAVVKVIIETCYLTDEEKEIACKLAMEAGADFVKTSTGFGTGGATVEDVRLMRRIVGDKLGVKAAGGIRTYEQALAMIEAGANRIGTSSGVKIVEEARQKAQ
- the cutA gene encoding divalent-cation tolerance protein CutA, with protein sequence MILVYTTFPDWESAERITKELLERKLIACANLREHKAFYWWQGRIEEDNEVGAVLKTKVDLWSELKETLKELHPYSVPAIIRIDVDHVNKEYLDWLLEVTK
- the queC gene encoding 7-cyano-7-deazaguanine synthase QueC, whose amino-acid sequence is MKRAVVLFSGGLDSTACLYWAKKNYDEIIMLTINYGSNEEKVTNKVAEFFSKELNVPLRIVRLDFLEEFSKLRGTTLVGGETPKVTAKDLESTEVAKETAKSVWVPARNLVLISVAASLLDALGGGDIVVGFNAEEGATFPDNTPEFVERMNEMLKYGTMAEVRVVAPLINLDKKGIAKLLKELGAKYEYSNSCYMPQGFTEDGKPIHCGECESCVRRHRGLIESIGEDRTIYKVKPKV
- a CDS encoding THUMP domain-containing protein — protein: MATLLVTVPGGREGDAALELEWALGAARVRRTKWRGVLIARTPLSKEEALERIREFDTTAIFKVIPIDKFVESKKEKILEEAFRLAKEYIKEGDSFAVRCKRRGSWISSGKEIEIELGAKIKEELKAKVDLTTPDWYIWVEVLGKETGISVIKPEEIVKKRVEF